A stretch of the Capsicum annuum cultivar UCD-10X-F1 chromosome 8, UCD10Xv1.1, whole genome shotgun sequence genome encodes the following:
- the LOC107839280 gene encoding CMP-sialic acid transporter 1 isoform X2, which produces MQNSPPPKMTMDWKSVRLYPIPSIIYLIHNNVQFTTLTYVDTSTYQIMGNLKIVTTGILFRLFLKRKLTNLQWLAIVLLAVGTTTSQVKGCGEASCDSFFSSPIQGYLFGVLSACLSALAGVYTEFLMKKNNDSLYWQNVQLYTFGSIFNMGRLLMDDFRSGFEAGPWWQRLFNGYNMTTWLVVLNLGTTGLLVSWLMKYADNIIKVYATSMAMLLTMVLSVLLFNFKPTVQLFLGIIICMMSLHMYFAPPSTLVDLPLTVKPVSESVSEVSVERRTDS; this is translated from the exons ATGCAAAACTCACCGCCTCCTAAGATGACGATGGATTGGAAGAGTGTTCGTTTATACCCAATTCCATCTATCATTTATCTCATCCACAACAATGTGCAGTTCACTACATTGACTTATGTAGATACATCGACTTATCAGATAATGGGCAACTTAAAGATTGTTACTACAGGAATATTATTCAG gctGTTTCTTAAGAGGAAGCTTACGAACTTGCAGTGGCTGGCAATCGTACTTTTGGCTGTTGGAACAACCACAAGCCAG GTGAAAGGCTGTGGAGAGGCTTCTTGTGACTCATTCTTTTCATCACCCATTCAAGGATATTTGTTTGGCGTTCTCTCTGCTTGTCTTTCAGCACTAGCAGGTGTTTATACTGAGTTCTTGATGAAGAAGAATAATGATAGCCTGTACTGGCAGAATGTCCAATTATACAC ATTTGGCTCAATATTCAACATGGGGCGACTTCTTATGGATGATTTTAGAAGTGGGTTTGAGGCAGGTCCTTGGTGGCAGCGCCTTTTCAATGGATACAACATGACCACATGGTTGGTAGTGTTGAATCTTGGAACCACTGGCCTTTTGGTTTCATGGTTGATGAAGTATGCCGACAATATTATAAAG GTGTACGCCACTTCAATGGCAATGCTCCTGACAATGGTGTTATCAGTGCTACTCTTCAACTTCAAGCCGACAGTACAG CTCTTTTTGGGTATCATTATCTGCATGATGTCCCTACATATGTATTTTGCTCCTCCAAGCACCCTAGTGGATTTGCCTTTGACAGTAAAACCGGTTTCTGAGAGTGTATCTGAAGTCTCTGTTGAACGAAGAACAGATTCCTGA
- the LOC107839279 gene encoding uncharacterized protein LOC107839279 has protein sequence MSGGGMESMTQPTPPGMGGGDRVMNSQHGGDRCGYDFHMPLHYPRYTRAEYEVMPEWKLDCLLTQYGLPINGDVNQKRKFAMGAFLWTY, from the coding sequence ATGAGTGGAGGTGGAATGGAGTCGATGACACAGCCAACTCCGCCCGGTATGGGCGGAGGTGACCGTGTAATGAACAGCCAGCACGGCGGAGACCGGTGTGGCTACGACTTTCACATGCCGTTGCATTACCCAAGATACACAAGAGCTGAATATGAAGTTATGCCAGAATGGAAACTGGATTGTTTGCTTACTCAATATGGACTTCCTATTAATGGAGATGTTAATCAAAAGAGGAAGTTTGCTATGGGAGCCTTTCTCTGGacttattaa
- the LOC107839280 gene encoding CMP-sialic acid transporter 1 isoform X1 — protein sequence MRWYVVASLLTVLTSSQGILTTLSQSNGGYKYDYATVPFLAEVFKLIVSSVFLWREMQNSPPPKMTMDWKSVRLYPIPSIIYLIHNNVQFTTLTYVDTSTYQIMGNLKIVTTGILFRLFLKRKLTNLQWLAIVLLAVGTTTSQVKGCGEASCDSFFSSPIQGYLFGVLSACLSALAGVYTEFLMKKNNDSLYWQNVQLYTFGSIFNMGRLLMDDFRSGFEAGPWWQRLFNGYNMTTWLVVLNLGTTGLLVSWLMKYADNIIKVYATSMAMLLTMVLSVLLFNFKPTVQLFLGIIICMMSLHMYFAPPSTLVDLPLTVKPVSESVSEVSVERRTDS from the exons ATGCGGTGGTACGTCGTCGCTTCGCTTCTCACCGTTCTCACAAGCTCACAG GGAATTTTGACAACTTTATCTCAAAGTAATGGAGGATACAAATATGATTATGCTACTGTTCCTTTTCTGGCTGAAGTTTTCAAG CTTATAGTATCCAGTGTCTTTCTTTGGAGAGAGATGCAAAACTCACCGCCTCCTAAGATGACGATGGATTGGAAGAGTGTTCGTTTATACCCAATTCCATCTATCATTTATCTCATCCACAACAATGTGCAGTTCACTACATTGACTTATGTAGATACATCGACTTATCAGATAATGGGCAACTTAAAGATTGTTACTACAGGAATATTATTCAG gctGTTTCTTAAGAGGAAGCTTACGAACTTGCAGTGGCTGGCAATCGTACTTTTGGCTGTTGGAACAACCACAAGCCAG GTGAAAGGCTGTGGAGAGGCTTCTTGTGACTCATTCTTTTCATCACCCATTCAAGGATATTTGTTTGGCGTTCTCTCTGCTTGTCTTTCAGCACTAGCAGGTGTTTATACTGAGTTCTTGATGAAGAAGAATAATGATAGCCTGTACTGGCAGAATGTCCAATTATACAC ATTTGGCTCAATATTCAACATGGGGCGACTTCTTATGGATGATTTTAGAAGTGGGTTTGAGGCAGGTCCTTGGTGGCAGCGCCTTTTCAATGGATACAACATGACCACATGGTTGGTAGTGTTGAATCTTGGAACCACTGGCCTTTTGGTTTCATGGTTGATGAAGTATGCCGACAATATTATAAAG GTGTACGCCACTTCAATGGCAATGCTCCTGACAATGGTGTTATCAGTGCTACTCTTCAACTTCAAGCCGACAGTACAG CTCTTTTTGGGTATCATTATCTGCATGATGTCCCTACATATGTATTTTGCTCCTCCAAGCACCCTAGTGGATTTGCCTTTGACAGTAAAACCGGTTTCTGAGAGTGTATCTGAAGTCTCTGTTGAACGAAGAACAGATTCCTGA